A section of the Malus sylvestris chromosome 17, drMalSylv7.2, whole genome shotgun sequence genome encodes:
- the LOC126611509 gene encoding probable calcium-binding protein CML23 has translation MSKSDLVSKGSGDGAAGSMEELKKVFDKFDKNGDGRISCDELRGVFGDLGSETASLEEVQRIMAEFDKDGDGHIDIEEFAEIINGGSTKELRDAFDLYDLDKNGLISTSELHEVLKRLGQKCSLKDCAKMISSVDVDGDGHVNFAEFKKMMTRK, from the coding sequence ATGTCAAAGAGCGATTTGGTTTCCAAAGGCTCGGGAGACGGCGCCGCCGGCTCCATGGAGGAGCTGAAGAAGGTCTTCGACAAGTTCGACAAGAACGGCGACGGCAGGATCTCCTGCGACGAGCTCAGGGGGGTTTTCGGCGATCTCGGTTCCGAGACGGCCTCACTGGAGGAGGTCCAGCGCATTATGGCTGAGTTCGACAAGGACGGCGACGGTCACATTGACATCGAGGAGTTCGCCGAGATCATCAATGGCGGATCCACCAAGGAGCTTCGCGACGCGTTCGACCTCTACGATCTCGACAAGAACGGGCTGATCTCCACGAGTGAGCTGCATGAAGTGCTGAAGCGGTTGGGGCAGAAGTGTTCGCTCAAGGACTGCGCGAAGATGATCAGCTCCGTCGATGTCGACGGCGATGGCCACGTCAACTTCGCCGAGTTCAAGAAGATGATGACTCGCAAATAA